A single region of the Strigops habroptila isolate Jane chromosome 3, bStrHab1.2.pri, whole genome shotgun sequence genome encodes:
- the CAND1 gene encoding cullin-associated NEDD8-dissociated protein 1 isoform X3: MADMLSRQGGLLVNFHPSILTCLLPQLTSPRLAVRKRTIIALGHLVMSCGNMVFVDLIEHLLTELSKNDSMSTTRTYIQCIAAISRQAGHRIGEYLEKIIPLVVKFCNVDDDELREYCIQAFESFVRRCPKEVYPHVSTIINICLKYLTYDPNYNYDDEDEDENAMDADGGDDDDQGSDDEYSDDDDMSWKVRRAAAKCLDAVVSTRHEMLPEFYKTVSPALIARFKEREENVKADVFHAYLSLLKQTRPVQSWLCDPDAMEQGETPLTMLQSQVPNIVKALHKQMKEKSVKTRQCCFNMLTELVNVLPGALTQHVPVLVPGIIFSLNDKSSSSNLKIDALSCLYVILCNHSPQVFHPHVQALVPPVVACVGDPFYKITSEALLVTQQLVKVIRPLDQPSSFDATPYIKDLFTCTIKRLKAADIDQEVKERAISCMGQIICSLGDSLGTDLPSTLQIFLERLKNEITRLTTVKAMTLIAGSPLKIDLRPILGEGVPILASFLRKNQRALKLGTLSALDILIKNYSDSLTAAMIDAVLDELPPLISESDMHVSQMAISFLTTLAKVYPSSLSKISGSILNELIGLVRSPLLQGGALSAMLEFFQALVVTGTNNLGYMDLLRMLTGPVYSQSTALTHKQSYYSIAKCVAALTRACPKEGPAVVGQFIQDVKNSRSTDSIRLLALLSLGEVGHHIDLSGQIELKSVILEAFSSPSEEVKSAASYALGSISVGNLPEYLPFVLQEITSQPKRQYLLLHSLKEIISSASVIGLKPYVENIWALLLKHCECAEEGTRNVVAECLGKLTLIDPETLLPRLKGYLASGSSYARSSVVTAVKFTISDHPQPIDPLLKNCIGDFLKTLEDPDLNVRRVALVTFNSAAHNKPSLIRDLLDTVLPHLYNETKVRKELIREVEMGPFKHTVDDGLDIRKAAFECMYTLLDSCLDRLDIFEFLNHVEDGLKDHYDIKMLTFLMLVRLSTLCPSAVLQRLDRLVEPLRATCTTKVKANSVKQEFEKQDELKRSAMRAVAALLTIPEAEKSPLMSEFQSQISSNPELAAIFESIQKDSSSTNLESMDTS, encoded by the exons CAACAACTAGGACCTATATACAGTGTATTGCTGCTATCAGTAGGCAAGCAGGTCATAGAATAG GTGAATATCTtgagaaaataattcctttgGTTGTAAAGTTTTGTAACGTAGATGATGATGAACTACGAGAGTACTGCATTCAAGCCTTTGAATCCTTTGTTAGGAG ATGTCCTAAAGAAGTTTATCCTCATGTATCTACTATTATAAACATTTGTCTTAAATATCTTACCTATGATCCTAATTACAATTatgatgatgaagatgaagatgaaaatgCTATGGATGCtgatggtggtgatgatgatgatcaAG ggAGTGATGATGAATATAGCGATGATGATGACATGAGTTGGAAAGTGAGGCGTGCAGCTGCTAAGTGTCTGGATGCTGTGGTTAGCACACGACATGAAATGCTTCCCGAATTCTACAAAACTGTATCTCCTGCTTTAATAGCCAGATTCAAAGAACGTGAGGAGAATGTTAAAGCGGATGTTTTTCATGcatatctttctcttttaaaacaaactcgACCTGTGCAAAGTTGGCTTTGTGATCCTGATGCAATGGAACAAGGAGAGACACCGTTGACAATGCTTCAGAGTCAG GTCCCCAACATAGTTAAAGCCTTGCACAAACAGATGAAGGAGAAAAGTGTGAAGACTCGTCAGTGTTGCTTTAACATGCTAACTGAGCTGGTAAATGTGTTACCTGGAGCACTAACACAACATGTTCCTGTACTTGTACCAG gaatAATTTTTTCACTGAATGACAAATCAAGTTCTTCTAATCTGAAGATAGATGCATTGTCCTGTTTGTATGTGATCCTCTGCAATCATTCTCCCCAGGTGTTTCATCCTCATGTTCAAGCATTGGTACCTCCAGTTGTAGCTTGTGTTGGAGACCCATTTTACAAGATAACATCAGAAGCGCTTTTGGTTACACAACAACTTGTGAAGGTTATTCGTCCTTTAGACCAGCCTTCTTCCTTTGATGCTACTCCTTACATCAAAGATTTGTTTACTTGTACAATCAAGAGATTAAAGGCTGCCGACATTGACCAGGAAGTGAAAGAAAGGGCAATATCTTGTATGGGTCAAATAATTTGTAGCCTTGGTGATAGCCTAGGCACAGACCTGCCTAGTACACTTCAGATCTTCCTAGAGAGACTGAAGAATGAGATCACTCGGTTAACTACAGTAAAGGCCATGACATTGATAGCTGGTTCTCCTTTGAAGATAGATTTGAGACCAATCCTTGGGGAGGGAGTTCCtattcttgcttcttttttgaGAAAGAACCAGCGAGCTTTGAAACTGGGTACTCTTTCTGCTCTagatattttaattaagaattacAGTGACAGCTTGACAGCTGCCATGATTGATGCTGTCCTGGATGAGCTTCCACCACTGATTAGTGAAAGTGATATGCATGTATCACAGATGGCCATCAGTTTTCTGACAACACTGGCTAAAGTATATCCTTCTTCCCTGTCAAAGATTAGTGGGTCCATTCTCAATGAACTTATTGGGCTGGTGAGATCACCTTTGCTTCAGGGTGGAGCACTTAGTGCCATGCTAGAATTTTTCCAAGCTTTGGTTGTGACTGGTACAAATAATTTAGGCTATATGGATTTACTGCGCATGTTAACGGGCCCAGTGTACTCACAGAGCACAGCACTTACTCATAAGCAGTCTTACTATTCCATTGCCAAATGTGTTGCTGCCCTTACTCGAGCCTGCCCTAAGGAAGGACCGGCGGTTGTAGGTCAGTTCATTCAAGATGTCAAGAACTCGAGGTCCACAGATTCCATTCGgcttttggctttgctttctcttgggGAAGTTGGGCATCATATTGACTTAAGTGGACAAATTGAGCTGAAGTCTGTAATATTAGAAGCATTCTCTTCTCCGAGCGAAGAAGTCAAATCAGCAGCATCTTACGCATTAGGCAGTATTAGTGTTGGCAATCTTCCTGAGTATCTGCCGTTTGTCTTACAAGAAATAACCAGTCAGCCTAAGAGGCAATACCTTCTTCTTCATTccttgaaagaaataattagcTCTGCATCAGTGATTGGTCTCAAACCATATGTTGAGAACATCTGGGCCTTACTCCTGAAACACTGCGAATGTGCAGAAGAGGGTACAAGGAATGTTGTTGCTGAATGTTTGGGCAAGCTTACACTAATAGACCCAGAGACTCTGCTTCCACGACTCAAGGGATACTTGGCGTCAG GGTCTTCATATGCTCGAAGTTCAGTGGTTACTGCTGTTAAGTTCACTATTTCTGATCATCCACAACCGATAGACCCACTTCTGAAGAACTGCATAG GtgattttctgaaaacattggAGGACCCAGATCTCAATGTCAGGAGAGTAGCACTGGTGACGTTTAACTCAGCTGCACACAATAAACCATCATTAATAAGGGACCTCTTAGACACTGTGCTTCCTCATCTTTACAATGAAACAAAAGTCAGAAAGGAATTAATCAGAGAG GTGGAAATGGGACCATTTAAGCATACAGTTGATGATGGGTTGGACATAAGGAAAGCAGCTTTTGAATGCATGTATACTCTTTTGGATAGCTGTTTGGATAGACTAGATATTTTTGAATTCTTAAACCATGTAGAAGATGGCCTGAAGGATCACTATGATATTAAG ATGCTAACCTTTTTAATGTTGGTGAGACTGTCTACCCTTTGTCCaagtgcagtgctgcagaggttGGATAGGCTTGTTGAACCTTTGCGAGCTACCTGTACAACTAAg gtaAAGGCAAACTCAGTGAAACAGGAGTTTGAAAAGCAAGATGAACTGAAACGATCTGCTATGAGAGCAGTAGCAGCGCTTCTCACCAttccagaagcagagaagagTCCATTAATGAGTGAATTTCAGTCACAGATAAGCTCTAACCCTGAGCTTGCAGCCATCTTTGAAAGTATCCAAAAAGATTCATCATCCACTAACTTGGAATCAATGGACACTAGTTAG